The Vigna radiata var. radiata cultivar VC1973A unplaced genomic scaffold, Vradiata_ver6 scaffold_309, whole genome shotgun sequence genome has a segment encoding these proteins:
- the LOC106755020 gene encoding uncharacterized protein LOC106755020 gives MGDVDGEEQEMGEQLEVEAVMEEEVHGVEQVGGVLEVMGDVDGEVQVEEVGGDGEDEGVEQNEVEPDVEIRSWNSSFESGSGDGNNSEGNVEVKVQSMSNDYSGPCSSVSSDSIFDVNVEGENDREGYGTFATFVLPKSMVDFKWEVGTYFAEKQDILDAIESYALDNGRNIKFVKNDKQRMRFKCVGAKGPWRLYCGYMKAIKTWQLRTMLDNHTCSREFNLKLIDAKWLSNKIQITIRENPTVKGVDIREKIQRKWNISISRCMTYKAKNIAIEQIDGSFKEQCKRLYDYAHKLLDKIPRSIVKLKVEDVGGEVLFKRFYVCLKACKYSFLSCRPIIGLDRAFLRGKYDGELLTAVGQDRNEQMLPIAYCVVEVENKDSWRWFLELLGLLHAIDELLPRVEQRFCVRHLYANFRKKFPGKNLKRLMWRAATATHPQTWEMEMRNIRAVNEDAYKHLIAIPPRYWSRSRFTKRAKCDTLVNNMSEGFNSVLVSTRSKPIITLLEEIRLYLMQRWAKNSWSDKKLFEVHHMFNNGDKFVVNIDDSSCTCRTWMMTRIPCCHSLAAMKFLNIDREQFIDSCYMKSIYEETYSSIIYPINGANMWNITPYPDVSPPHKSVLLGRPKRK, from the exons ATGGGTGATGTTGATGGTGAAGAACAAGAGATGGGTGAACAACTGGAAGTTGAGGCTGTTATGGAGGAAGAGGTCCATGGAGTTGAACAAGTTGGTGGTGTGTTGGAAGTGATGGGTGATGTTGATGGAGAAGTGCAAGTTGAGGAAGTTGGTGgtgatggtgaagatgaaggTGTAGAACAGAATGAAGTTGAACCAGATGTGGAAATTCGAAGTTGGAATTCCTCTTTTGAGAGTGGTAGTGGTGATGGAAATA ATTCAGAGGGAAATGTGGAAGTCAAAGTCCAAAGTATGTCAAATGACTATAGTGGACCATGTTCCAGTGTGAGTTCTGACAGCATTTTTGATGTTAATGTAGAGGGTGAGAATGATAGAG AGGGTTATGGGACTTTTGCAACATTTGTTTTGCCAAAAAGTATGGTTGACTTTAAGTGGGAAGTTGGGACATATTTTGCTGAAAAACAAGACATTTTAGATGCTATAGAAAGTTATGCGTTGGATAATGGAAGAAATATTAAGTTTGTTAAGAATGATAAACAAAGAATGAGGTTCAAGTGTGTGGGTGCAAAAGGCCCATGGAGGTTATATTGTGGTTATATGAAGGCAATCAAAACATGGCAATTGAGAACTATGCTGGACAACCATACCTGTAGTAGGGAGTTCAACCTTAAATTAATTGATGCCAAGTGGTTGAGCAACAAGATACAGATAACTATTAGAGAGAATCCAACAGTTAAGGGTGTGGATATAAGGGAAAAAATTCAAAGGAAATGGAACATTAGTATTTCAAGGTGTATGACCTATAAGGCCAAAAACATAGCAATAGAGCAAATTGATGGCTCTTTCAAAGAACAGTGTAAAAGGTTGTATGATTATGCCCATAAGTTGCTGGACAAAATTCCAAGGTCAATAGTGAAACTAAAGGTTGAGGATGTAGGGGGTGAAGTTCTTTTCAAGAGATTCTATGTATGTTTAAAGGCCTGCAAATATAGTTTTCTATCATGTAGGCCAATTATTGGTTTAGATAGAGCATTTTTGAGAGGTAAGTACGATGGTGAGTTGTTAACAGCTGTGGGCCAAGATAGAAATGAACAGATGTTGCCAATTGCATACTGTGTTGTTGAAGTTGAGAACAAGGATTCATGGAGGTGGTTCTTGGAACTATTG GGTCTACTTCATGCAATAGATGAATTGCTTCCTAGAGTTGAGCAAAGGTTTTGTGTAAGGCATTTGTATGCTAACTTCAGGAAGAAATTCCCTGGAAAAAACCTCAAGCGTTTAATGTGGAGGGCAGCTACAGCCACACACCCACAAACTTGGGAGATGGAAATGAGAAACATAAGAGCAGTGAACGAAGATGCTTATAAGCATTTGATTGCCATCCCTCCAAG GTATTGGTCAAGATCAAGGTTCACTAAAAGAGCTAAATGTGACACCTTAGTAAACAATATGAGTGAGGGCTTCAATAGTGTCCTCGTTTCTACCAGGAGTAAACCCATAATTACGTTGTTGGAGGAGATACGGCTTTACCTCATGCAAAGATGGGCCAAGAACAG TTGGTCAGACAAAAAGCTATTTGAAGTTCATCACATGTTTAACAATGGAGATAAGTTCGTAGTCAACATAGATGACTCCTCCTGCACATGCAGAACTTGGATGATGACTAGAATCCCCTGCTGTCATTCATTGGCTGCAATGAAGTTCCTCAACATTGATAGAGAACAATTTATTGACTCTTGCTACATGAAGTCCATATATGAGGAGACATATTCATCAATTATATATCCCATAAATGGAGCCAACATGTGGAACATTACTCCATATCCTGATGTGTCTCCTCCACACAAAAGTGTATTGCTTGGAAGAccaaagagaaaatga